GAATCGACGTCATCACCGCGCCGCCGACGGCCCCGAGCGGGGCGTCGGTGAGCACCGACAGCAGCATCGCCAGGCCGGCCACCCACAGCAGGTTGATGCCGATGTAGGCGACTGCGATCAGTAACCGCACCAGCGAGGTTCCGTACGACAGACCCTCACCCAGTGGGGTGATGAGCGACTCTGCGCCGTACATCACGGTGCCGATCAACAGCGAAACGCCGACAAGCACGACGATCGCCGCACTCGACAACGTGGCCGACACCAGTGCCTTCTGCGTCAGCAGTCGACTCCGAGGTACCGGGATGGCCAGCAGGTACCGCAGACTCGACCACGAAGCTTCGCTTGCCACCGAGTCGCCGAAGAACAGCGCCACCACGACGATCAGCAGGAACCCCACGGACATGAACAGAGCGAAGACCGTGAAGTTCATGCCTCCGCGAGTTCCGAGTTCGATCAGTCCACCGGCGTCCGAGTCGGCACTCGAGCTGCCGACGGTGAAGGCGATCGCAAGAATCACCGGGAGCAGGGCAAGAAATCCGATGGCCAACTGAGTGCGACGGCGTCCCAGCTGCCTGCGTAACTCGGTACGGAAGGGCAAGGTACTGCCGCCGGTGTAACCGGCAGCGCGCCCGTCGGCGTGTGCGGTGCTCATGAGCGATCCTTGCTGGTGTCGAACCCGGGGGTGTCTCGGTGGACCAGGTCGAGGAACACATCCTCGAGGCGGGTCGATTGGGAGAAGCCGCGCACCGAGACGCCCGCGGTGACGAGTTCTCTGATGACTACGGCGGAGTCGGCGTCGGTCAGGTCGACGGTGACCGTTCCGTCGTCGACGATCACCGCGCCGTCGTGGCCGGAGGCGTCGAGCACCGACCGCGCGCGGGTGGCGTCGTCGACCCTGATCTCCGTTTGCCCGCCCGCTGCGGTCAGTTCGCGGACCGTGCCGGAACTGATCACCGATCCGCGGTTCATGACGACCACATGTGTGCAGGTCTGTTCGACCTCGGCGAGTAGATGGCTCGACACCAACACCGTTCTCCCGGTCTTCGCGTAGTTGATCAGCACGTCGCGCATCGTCCTGATCTGCGGTGGGTCGAGTCCGTTGGTCGGTTCGTCCAGGACCATCAGATCCGGCAGCCCCAGCATGGCCTGGGCGATGGCCAGCCGCTGCCGCATGCCTTGGCTGTACGACTTGACCTTGCGTTCGATTGCGGCGCCGAGGTCGGCGATCTCCAGTGCCTCTTCCAGGTGGGCGTCCTCGATCGGCCGCCCGGTTGCCTCCCAGTACAACCGTAGGTTCTGAGTTCCGGTCAGGTGGGGAAGGAATCCTGATCCCTCGACGAACGAGCCGAGTCTGGACAGCACCGGCGCGCCCGGCGTCACCTTGTGGCCGAAGACGCGGATGTCACCGCCGGTGGGAGTGATCAGGCCCATCAGCATCCGCAGGGTGGTGGTCTTTCCGGCACCGTTTGGCCCGAGGAGACCCAGAACCTGGCCCTGCTTGACCTCGAAGCTCACGCCGTCGACCGCGCGGAAGCCGTTGGAGTACGTCTTGGCCAGATCGGTGATCACCAGCGGAGTGTCGATCAGACTCTCGTCCACTTCGGCGACCGCGCGGCGTCTGGTCCGCACGACTCCGGCCACGATCGCACCAGCGACCGCGAGCAGGACGACCCCGATGCCGATCAGCGGTCCCACCGGAACGGTGCTGTTGGCGCTCTCCTCTGCGGGGACGGTGGGCAACGCAATGGTGTTGTCGGTCATGGCCACGCTGAACTGGGCCGGTTCGAGCGGAACGGCGTAGGCCTGATCCGTGGTGGAAATGCTCAGTTCGAGGTGATGACCCTGCTGGACGGTGTAGCTGATGCCAGGCAGCGCAACGGTGACATCGACGGGATCGATGCCCTCGGTGTCGGGGAGGCGGATCGCCGAGACCGCACCGCCGGGAAGTGTTCTCGTGCCGTTCGGTGCAACGTCGTAGAGCTTCGCGAACAGAACGGCTTGACCCGGTGAGGCCAGTGACGCCACCCGTAGGTTCACTCGAGGTGCACCGGTGATCGTCACGGACGAATCGACGGGATCGCTGGTGAACGTTGCCGACTGGCCCGGCAGGTCCGCGGTCAGGGCTGCTCCGGCCCCGGTCGATCCGAGAGTCGAGAGCACCGAGCCCAAACCGGGTACCGACGAGATCGCCGACGGCGACGCTCCGGGCGGACGGATGATCGACTGGTTCTCCGCCTTGGGAGTGAACGTGACGGCTTCGGTCCGGGTGGCGTCGGAGTCGGCCGCCAGTCCCGGGTAGTCGGGAGCGGTCATCCGGCGGTTGCGGTCGCCGCCGCGCTCGTCGGCTGCCCGCTGAGTGGAGTAGACGAACGGCTGGCCACCGGTGGCAGTGTCGTTGTTACGCAACGTCGTGTCGAAGAAGTCGGCGATGGCCCGATCGCTCGTGCCGTCCGTTCCGCCGGCGTCGTGGCCGCCGTCGAACCATCGCACGGTGACGTTCCCACCGGCTGCCGCGATCTGACGCGCCGTCGCGTCGGCCTGATCCAGGCCGAACAGTGTGTCCTGGGTGCCCTGCACCAGCAGAGTCGGTGCGGTGATGTTCGACGCCACCGCGACGGGTGAGTGTGCGGTCAGCAGATCGAGGAGCTGTTGGCTGGGGATTCCTGTCACCGCGGATTGGGCGTAGGCGTCGCAGAACTCGGGTGAGAACCTGCCGCATGCAGACGCGCCCTCGCCGGTCCCCGATGTTTCGGCCCCTGCATCACCGCCGTCGCCGGGCGGCGTGCTCGATGCGCCCGCTCCGAAGAACACACCGGCCCAGCCACGCTTGAGCACGCCGGGTCCGCCGTACTCCGCCGCGGCGGGAGTGGTCGTGTCGCCGAGGGCTTCTCGGCCCTCGGTCGAGGTGACGCCGTAGTTAGGGAACAGGGCCTGACCCAGGTCGTTCCAGGTGATCGCGGCGGCGATGGAATCGATGCGGGGGTCGGTGCCGCCTGCACTCAGTGCCAGCGCGCCGCCGTACGAACCACCGGCGACTCCTATGTGCGGGTCGCCGGGAGCGTCGAGTTCCACCTCCGGTTGTTCGGCGAGCCAGTCGATGAGTCCGCGAGCGTCGGCGACCTCGCGGTCGGGGTCGTTGATCGAGATCGAACCCGTGCTGTCGCCGAACCCGCGTGCGCTGTAGGCGAGGACGGTGTACCCGCGAGCCGCTAGGTCGCGTGCCTCACCGTCGACCGAGTCCTTGCTGCCGCCGAAACCGTGGGCGAGGAGCACCGTCGGCGCGGGTGTGACAGCCGGGGCGTAGAGCCGCGCGTCGATGTCGACGGTGCCCGTCGAGTCGGGGCTGTCCGGTAGCGTGATGCGCGCATCACGAGTGGATGTGTCGGCGCTCGAATCCTGGGGGAGGAGTACGAATGCGAGAGCGGCTACCGCTAGAACTGCAATCACAGCGGCACCGACAGTCATGGCCCGTCTCGACAGTGGCGGGCGGGGAATCGGCATGCAAACCAATGTATGTGAGTGGCGCGGATCGTGTTGTTCCCCAAGTTCACGTGCCGATCGGCCGGTTCCGGCTAATGTCAGCGAATCAGTCTCCGGACCACGTCATTCGGTCCTGTGACTTGCACCAATCGAGATCGACCAGAAGTGTCACATCTGTGTGTGACCGACAAATGGAGGAATGAATGAGCGCCTACCGCACCGTCGTCGTCGGGACCGATGGCTCCGAATCGTCACTGCGGGCAGTGGAGAAGGCCGCGGCTCTGGCGGGAGACGCCGATGCCACCCTGGTGATCGCCTGCGCGTACTACCCGGCCGATCCCAAGGACACGTCCGCTGCCGCCGACGCATTGCGCGAGGACGCCTACCAGATCACCGGATCGGCACCGACGCGTGAAATTCTGCGCACTGCGCGCGAGCATGCCACCAAGGCCGGTGCGAAGAACATCGAGGAGAAGGCGATCGTCGGTGCTCCCGTCGAGTCGCTGCTGGCACTCGTGGACGAGGTGAAGGGCGATCTGCTCGTCGTCGGCAACCGCGGCCTGAACTCGTTGACCGGGCGCCTGTTGGGTTCGGTTCCGTCGGACGCTGCTCGCAAGTCCACCTGCGATGTCCTGATCGTGCATACCGTCCGCTGATTTCACCCTGCGCACGCCTTTCGGCCCGCTCCATCGAATCGACGGAGCGGGCCGTTGGTGTGTGCAGGTCTCTAGGCTTCCGGCTCGAACGGCTGCAGCGCCGAGAGTTCCTTCGGTAGCGGGTCGACGTGCACCACGCCGAGTCGCTGGGTGGCTCGGGTGAGTGCCACGTAGAGGTCGTTCATTCCCTTCGGCGACTCGGCCACGATGGCACTCGGCTCGACGATGAGAACCGAGTCGAACTCGAGCCCTTTCGCGTCCTTGACCGACGACACGGTCACCACGTCCGAAGCCAGATGTCGGAAGTCGGAGACGCGTCCGGCTGGAACGAGCACTGCGCTCAGTCCAGGTCGTGGGTGCTCTGCGACCCGCTTCTCCACTGCGGTGAACAGGTCCGCCTCCAGCACTTGTAGCGCCCACGGTGTCACGCCGGTGCTGCGGATGGACCGGGGCTCGGACTGCTCCGGATCGATCGCGGCCAGCACGTCGTGCGCCACCACCATGATCTCCGACGGCGTCCGGTAGTTGACCGTCAGTTCGGTCCGCTTCCAGCGCTGTGCCACATACGGTTCGAGTACTGAACTCCAGGAGGACGTTCCGGCGGGATCACCGGTCTGCGCAGTATCGCCCACCAGGGTCATCCACCGATTCGGTATGCGCCGCATCACCATTCGCCACGCCATGGTCGACAGTTCCTGAGCCTCGTCGACGATAACGTGCCCGTATGTCCAGGTCCGGTCGCCGGCTGCCCGTTCGGCGGTGGTGAGGCGTTGACCCGAATTCTGCCGTCGCGCAAGCTGATCGGCGTCGATCAAGTCGTAGGCCATCAGGATCTCCGGATCGAGTTCGTCCTCGAGGTCCTGTGGTGCCGAACCGGTCAGGATGTCCAGTGCGCCCTGGGCGTCGGCGATCTGGCCGCGCCACTGACGTTGTGCCTGCTCACGTTCGGCCGCATCGTCCACGCCGAGCAACTCGGCCAGCTCGTCGAGCAGGGGAGCGTCGGCGGCGGAGAAACCCCGGCCCCGACGGCTCAGCGAGTCGCGCTCTTCCGCATCCAGTTCCGGTGCGGCCGAGGCGATCTTCTCGGGCGAAGCAAACAGGTCGTGGAGAACCTGTTGGGGAGACAGATCCGGCCACAGCTCGTCGACAGCGGCCATGACGTCCTGGTCTTCGCGCATCTCGTCGCGCATGTCCGCGATGTCGTCGGCGCTGAGCAGGCTGGATCCGTCGACCAGGTTCTGGCCCAGCTTCGCTGCCAGTTGGTTGGCCAGTTGATCGATCACCGAGGACACGAACAGTGGCCGAGCGAGGTTGTGCGGTCGCCGCGACGAGCGAGCGCGTCCGCGAGCTCGGGTGACGATCTTGCGGTCGAGCGTGATGTCGTAGGTGTCGAATTTCAGCCGCCTCGGTTGCGCGGGAACTTCCTGCCGGTCGCGTACCGCTCGGGTCAGCACGTCGACCATCGACAGTCTGCCCTTGATCTCGGTGGCCAGGGCCGAATCCTCTCGTTGCGCACGGACTCCCGGGTAGAGGTCGCCGATCGTGGACAACAGCACACCGGTTTCGCCGAGCGAGGGCAGCACCTGTCCGATGTAGTCGAGGAACGTGGCGTTGGGTCCGATGATGAGCACGCCGCTCTTACCCAGCTGCTGGCGGTAGGTGTAGAGCAGATACGCGGCGCGGTGCAACGCGACGGCCGTCTTGCCGGTGCCCGGTCCGCCTTGAACGACCAGCACACTGCGATGCTGCGACCGGATGATCGCGTCCTGTTCGCTCTGGATCGTTTCGACGATGTCGTTCATCTGGCCGGTACGCGCAGCATCCAGAGCCGAGAGCAGCGCACCTTCGCTTGCGACGCCGCCTGCGACGGCAGCATCGCTCGACGATCGAGCCGAGTTCAGATCCAGGAATTCGTCGGCGATCGACGTCACGCGGCGGCCGCGGGTACGAATGTGCCTGCGCCGCAACACGTTTTCCGGTGCGGCCGGTGTCGCCAGATAGAACGGCCGGGCCATCGGTGCTCGCCAGTCCAGCAGCAGTGTTTCGTAGTCGTTCTTGTCGTCGAGGATTCCGACGCGGCCGATGTAGCGTTCGGGACGATCGTCGACCTTGGGGTCGAGAGAATCCGGATCGAGGTCGATACGTCCGAAGCACAGTCCGTTCTCTGCGGCGTCGTACTTGGCGATGTCCTCGGTGTACATCTGGTTGAACGATTCGCGTTCGCTTCGGGCCTGTGGTGTTCCACCGGTCTCCAACAGCACGGCCCGCAATCGGTTCGCCGCGTATTCGCGCAGCGCGTCGAGCTGCGTGTACAGCCTCGTCAGATGCGCTTGCTCGAGGTCTTCTTCGATCGGTATGTCGGAACCGCTCGATGTGTGGCCGTCGTCCGGCAAAGGGTCTCCTCGGGGATTCGGCCGAGGCGAAGATATCGCCTCGAAATCAGCCAGAGCAGTCTACGCCGCACAACGGCCCTGCCGCAGAACCTCGAGTTCCGGGGCAGGGCCGCTGTGCACGAGCGTGCGCTCGTTGTGTCCGCGAGGACTACTTGGCGTACTGCTGAATCTTCTTGTCCAGATTCTTCTGAGCCTTGGCGACTCGCTTTTCGAGCTTGGCGCGGGCCTGCTCGGTGACCTTCTCCAGCTCCTTGCTCTGCTTTTCGGCGCGCTTGCGAGCGCGCTTGCCGAGTGTCTCCACGCGATCGGACGCCAGATCGGCCCACGTGACTCCGCGCT
The nucleotide sequence above comes from Rhodococcoides fascians A25f. Encoded proteins:
- a CDS encoding alpha/beta fold hydrolase; its protein translation is MPIPRPPLSRRAMTVGAAVIAVLAVAALAFVLLPQDSSADTSTRDARITLPDSPDSTGTVDIDARLYAPAVTPAPTVLLAHGFGGSKDSVDGEARDLAARGYTVLAYSARGFGDSTGSISINDPDREVADARGLIDWLAEQPEVELDAPGDPHIGVAGGSYGGALALSAGGTDPRIDSIAAAITWNDLGQALFPNYGVTSTEGREALGDTTTPAAAEYGGPGVLKRGWAGVFFGAGASSTPPGDGGDAGAETSGTGEGASACGRFSPEFCDAYAQSAVTGIPSQQLLDLLTAHSPVAVASNITAPTLLVQGTQDTLFGLDQADATARQIAAAGGNVTVRWFDGGHDAGGTDGTSDRAIADFFDTTLRNNDTATGGQPFVYSTQRAADERGGDRNRRMTAPDYPGLAADSDATRTEAVTFTPKAENQSIIRPPGASPSAISSVPGLGSVLSTLGSTGAGAALTADLPGQSATFTSDPVDSSVTITGAPRVNLRVASLASPGQAVLFAKLYDVAPNGTRTLPGGAVSAIRLPDTEGIDPVDVTVALPGISYTVQQGHHLELSISTTDQAYAVPLEPAQFSVAMTDNTIALPTVPAEESANSTVPVGPLIGIGVVLLAVAGAIVAGVVRTRRRAVAEVDESLIDTPLVITDLAKTYSNGFRAVDGVSFEVKQGQVLGLLGPNGAGKTTTLRMLMGLITPTGGDIRVFGHKVTPGAPVLSRLGSFVEGSGFLPHLTGTQNLRLYWEATGRPIEDAHLEEALEIADLGAAIERKVKSYSQGMRQRLAIAQAMLGLPDLMVLDEPTNGLDPPQIRTMRDVLINYAKTGRTVLVSSHLLAEVEQTCTHVVVMNRGSVISSGTVRELTAAGGQTEIRVDDATRARSVLDASGHDGAVIVDDGTVTVDLTDADSAVVIRELVTAGVSVRGFSQSTRLEDVFLDLVHRDTPGFDTSKDRS
- a CDS encoding HelD family protein encodes the protein MPDDGHTSSGSDIPIEEDLEQAHLTRLYTQLDALREYAANRLRAVLLETGGTPQARSERESFNQMYTEDIAKYDAAENGLCFGRIDLDPDSLDPKVDDRPERYIGRVGILDDKNDYETLLLDWRAPMARPFYLATPAAPENVLRRRHIRTRGRRVTSIADEFLDLNSARSSSDAAVAGGVASEGALLSALDAARTGQMNDIVETIQSEQDAIIRSQHRSVLVVQGGPGTGKTAVALHRAAYLLYTYRQQLGKSGVLIIGPNATFLDYIGQVLPSLGETGVLLSTIGDLYPGVRAQREDSALATEIKGRLSMVDVLTRAVRDRQEVPAQPRRLKFDTYDITLDRKIVTRARGRARSSRRPHNLARPLFVSSVIDQLANQLAAKLGQNLVDGSSLLSADDIADMRDEMREDQDVMAAVDELWPDLSPQQVLHDLFASPEKIASAAPELDAEERDSLSRRGRGFSAADAPLLDELAELLGVDDAAEREQAQRQWRGQIADAQGALDILTGSAPQDLEDELDPEILMAYDLIDADQLARRQNSGQRLTTAERAAGDRTWTYGHVIVDEAQELSTMAWRMVMRRIPNRWMTLVGDTAQTGDPAGTSSWSSVLEPYVAQRWKRTELTVNYRTPSEIMVVAHDVLAAIDPEQSEPRSIRSTGVTPWALQVLEADLFTAVEKRVAEHPRPGLSAVLVPAGRVSDFRHLASDVVTVSSVKDAKGLEFDSVLIVEPSAIVAESPKGMNDLYVALTRATQRLGVVHVDPLPKELSALQPFEPEA
- a CDS encoding ABC transporter permease, giving the protein MSTAHADGRAAGYTGGSTLPFRTELRRQLGRRRTQLAIGFLALLPVILAIAFTVGSSSADSDAGGLIELGTRGGMNFTVFALFMSVGFLLIVVVALFFGDSVASEASWSSLRYLLAIPVPRSRLLTQKALVSATLSSAAIVVLVGVSLLIGTVMYGAESLITPLGEGLSYGTSLVRLLIAVAYIGINLLWVAGLAMLLSVLTDAPLGAVGGAVMTSILMQILDQITALGSLRNYLPGHYANSWIDAFGTSIDWNDMVVGSFSAITYAAVFGSIAWRRFATKDITS
- a CDS encoding universal stress protein, with product MSAYRTVVVGTDGSESSLRAVEKAAALAGDADATLVIACAYYPADPKDTSAAADALREDAYQITGSAPTREILRTAREHATKAGAKNIEEKAIVGAPVESLLALVDEVKGDLLVVGNRGLNSLTGRLLGSVPSDAARKSTCDVLIVHTVR